From the genome of Rhinoderma darwinii isolate aRhiDar2 chromosome 1, aRhiDar2.hap1, whole genome shotgun sequence:
GACAGGATGTGGCAAGTTTCATAGACTGGATGGAGGTAAGAAAAGACCAATCTATAAAACATAGCTGCCATTATACCTTTAGGAAtgggggataaaagagaaaaataagGTTAGAATGAAGGACAATATCATGTACTGTAGTTAGAGTTAAAATCATATTAATATTTCATTATTTGTATTGATGTACGAAATGTAAATCTAGTCAAGGACAACTTTAACATTTTGTACATCTGTATTTTGTTTTTCCAATAGGAGACCTTCAATTATCCAATGGATAACATTCATATTTTGGGATACAGTCTTGGTGCTCATGCAGCAGGTGTGGCTGGTAGTCTGACAACTAATAAAGTCAACAGGATAACAGGTGAGAGTGGTTGGGAGGACGGTTTGACAGTTCTTTTTATCGTTGTGGTCATAGTAATATACTGAGTAAGTTTCAAGCGAAGCAGCCAGTTTAGACAACATAGGTAGACTGAACAAAATACATATTGTATAACTGACCTGAAAGCTACTAGTGAATGTGTAATGCCATTTTTAGTTCCTATTaaaatccgtaaaaaaaaaagcaaaaaaacaaaccaattaGGAACAGATGCTAAAACCATCATCCAATTCCGTTTGTACGTTTACACTGAGTTGCTATGCACAGTCCAGTTTTTTTTATGATTAGAAAGTAACTTGAATTCCTTAGAAAACTGACATAAAATGAAGAAACTTTCAATGCCTAAGAGTAAATTTATACTTTTATAAGTGTTCGAAAAAGGCGCAATATAAATCCATACATTCTCCATACAttactgcataatatgttggtacTCTGTAAATAATGGATAATCAATAATTTTACATATATACTTCATAGCTAAATCACTGACCACTGTATATGCGGACAACAGTCCTCTTTAGGTAGACAGAATATTGTGTATCTAGGAGTAAGCTTAAAGTATCACATACATATGTTGCTTGCTATGTGCACTGAAAAATGATAGCCAAAAACTCAGATAGTTCTGTAGCCATTAGGTAAACCGAATAGAATCCATCTTACTGGAAGCCAATGAATGACACTGAAATTAAGATGTAAGGCATATCTCTAGCCAAAAACTATAATCTGAGTTATGACTGGAGTCTGGACTCTCCAACGTCTCCCAGGTCTATAAGGTAGTACTTGATCTAGTATGGGCAGGAAATCTAGCAGTTCCAGACCAGTGTATTTAATTTTACATTGAGGTGGGCTGCAGAAGGGGATGTGGTGCCAAACAATTAGCATCCCTGCATAATTGTACTGGGACTGCTAGATATTTTTCTGCATCGACTAGGTTATATCCTGGAGTTTTTAAGTAATGACTGTAGTGTGACAATAATGCTATAGACAATAAATACGTTAGTTGATGGTTTAAGGCTCTATTGCTCATCATGGGTTTCCCATCCAGGTTTGGATCCAGCTGGTCCCAGCTTTGAATATGCAGGGACTTCTGTTACCTTGTCTCCTGATGATGCAGAGTTCGTAGATGTTGTACATACCTACAGTGTCGGAACCCCTGACCGCAGCATTGGTATTCAAAGGCCAGTTGGACATATTGATATTTATCCTAATGGCGGAAGTTTTCAACCAGGGTGCAGTATTGGGGACACCATACGGCTTATAGCAGAAAATGGAATTCGTGGAATTATAGGTAAaatatgtacaattattttctgtcAGTATACAAGCAAACTTTCATAGTTTTCTTCAGTTTTTCAAAAAGGTTAGGAGTTTTGTTTTGACCGTGTTACTCTTTTAGCCGATCTGTAAGGTATACCAGATATTGTATATTATACAGAGTATTAATTGATCCCTTTATATGTAGACCATACTTCTCAATGGCTTATAAAATATCATAATCTCTGTTTCTAAATCATAAAGGCAGAGTCTGCTATTTTATGATGATCTAAAAGTAATCTGTCCGTTCATTTTTATAGTATTTGAATTGAAGTCTCAAATGTATATAATCTTTATAGTAGTACACGTTGGTTTCAAATGATGAATCTTACCGCCCATTCAATTAAATCTCTAGTTTAGCCACATTTGTGCCTGGAATTAATATAGAAACCGTGTTATGTGTTTGAAGTTTCACATTTGCTCTTTTAACTTTTGATGCTTCTAAAAATGCAGATGAGGTTTTGTGGCGGGACCAAAGTTTTCTCTTACATAAGTATATGCTAAGACACATGTTTATTGTACCTTGGTTGAGTCAAATCTATCATATTTAAAGGCCGTTTCCACCTTTCCAGCCATTTTTTtacatctaaaaataaaaaattagataaCTTTGCAAAAACACAAAATACCCTACCGTTTTATGAGTACAGTTCCTatccagacctatgtgtctccatggttatagactacaaacaaacctggcgtagtctgatcctgcagtcatatttctTTATATCTGGCCCCTACTTCTTACTGGCATTGATTTGCAAAGGTGAACATATATTTTACCTTCATTATTTTAGTATAGGTTCAAATTTCCTCTATATAGTTGGAAGCCAAATAATGTTTTTAAAAACTATTAGTGTGTAATAGTAGAATCaatatttttctttgttttaaagACATGGACCAGATTGTGAAATGCTCCCATGAGCGTTCCATTCACCTCTTCATTGACTCTCTACTTCACGAAGAGAAGCCAAGCATGGCTTATCGCTGCAATTCAAAGGAGGCCTTTGATAGAGGACTTTGTCTTAGCTGCCGGAAGAACCGCTGCAATACTTTGGGCTACAAGGTCAATCAGGTCCGAGGAAAGAGGAGCGTAAAGATGTACTTGAAAACAAATGCTCAGATGCCATTTAAAGGTAATAATATGAAGAGTACACAAGGATTAATAGTTTTAAGGAACCTAGTAAACTACTCCACTAGTATTTAAGTGAAACTTATCAATTCAATATTCTCATTAATATGTTAAGTATTAGGAATATCATGAAGTGCTTGACTTATGACACTAGATCCTAGAAAAGCTTATTCCACCTAGAATATAGGTTTCTATTTGTACACTATGCAAGTAGTCCCATAAATATGTAACATGGCAACATTAACATGGACTTTATGATCTCTGTTCATACTCTAAGATTAGCGCTGTATTTCTAttcttatgttttcttttttactttttgtgaatGTGTAGTATTCCACTATCAAGTGAAAGTGCACTTCTTTGCAAAGAGGAACTTCACTGTAACTAACCAACCGTTCGTGGTTTCATTGTATGGAACAAAGGGAGAAAGTGAAAACCGACCTCTTACTCTGTAAGTATTGTGTAAGATGTTGTAATTATAGATTTGTAGAATGTCTGTATAAATATAATCATCGTTTTCAGTTGTTCATGTACATTAAAGTGATATTCCAGCTGTTAACATGTAACAGGGGAAAAATGTTGGAATGGTGGGGGTTCAACCGATTTCTAGAACAAGGAACCAGAGTTCCGTGTTCCCCCTTGCCAATACGTCCGCGGTGAGGAGTAGATGTAAGGAACGGTGGTCTAGCATGTGCAATGCCGCATTAATCAAGTGTATGACCGATCTGAAAACCGTAAAGTGCTTGACCACTACTCCATTCAACTCCTCCTCGCTACGCATATGTTGGTGATAAGGAACAGGGATCTcccctgttctagagatcggtgagGGTCACAGTAGTCCGACACCCATTAATTTAACGTTTATCACCTATCtcatggaatacccctttaatgcttatattactataatatttTATGTGCCCAAACTTTCAGTTTCTAGTTCTAATTGTCAATGAAGTAGAGCAGCACCTGCGACTATAAAGACATTTCAAAGCAGAGCATATTCTTACAAGGAAAGTTAATCTAAGAAGGTTTAATGCATTTACAATTTTAGCCTTGTATTTAATGCCCAGGACTATATTCAAATTTATTACAATAAGGTATTATAAAGGATAATCCATTGCCCCTAAAACAATCATCTtattgtatgtttttgttttaaaatataaattttattaaatttttaacaTTATATAACTACAAATAGATCATAAAGAAGAAGCCTTTAACATATATTAGCATTGCAAAGCATCTTGATACTCGATTAGAAACCCTTCCCTAGACCTTCCACCGTGGTCTCCATCTAAAGTCTACATAAATTATTGATGCTCCATAtcccaaaaaaatatttattttttctatagaGAACATCCCCTTCCATTTCCCATGaaatctttattttttcatttttattggaaaaaaattctacCAGCATAAGTTTTCTCAATATATTTCTTAAATGGGAATATGTCGGAGGACATTTTAATATCCATTGGTTCATCTTATTGTATGTTAAAGGTGTTTGTATGAGATTAGAGAAACATCGCTGCTTCCTTAGGGAAACAGTGCCACGTTTGTCCAAGTGCTCTGTCTGGTATAGCAACAAagcctcattcatttgaatggaactgagtagcaataccacacacagaatAGTGGCACTACTTCTGGAAGGCATAAGACtttttaatctcatacaaccctttaaagtgtgtttttttttttttctggaatgaTTATTTTTCTTATCTTTAAAATCATAAAACATGAGTAATGCTTGCATATATTCAGCCATGTAATGCAATTATTAATTAGATACATAATAGGAATTTTAAGCAACTTCATTTATTCTCTTAGGGCGGAAATGTCCACCAACAAGACTTATTCCTATTTGATCTACACTGAACTTGATGTAGGAGAGCTGCTAATGCTAAAGATTAAATGGGAGAATGAGTCATATTTGAGCTGGGCAAACTGGTTTAAAACATATGCATTTGATGTCCAGAAAATCAGGATAAAATCAGGAGAGCTTCAGAAAAAGTAAGTAATACTAAATCTCTCTCCATTAACTATTCATTAACATCCCATATAACGTATAAATTAACTGAATGTTAAAAATACTGATATATGTTTAGACATCAATGATAAAGAGATCTTACAACTATTTGCCAAGAGTGTACATCAACCTATGAATAAAGAGGTATAGGAGcagaattagatttttttttttttaatgataggtCTCAACATAACCGTATaatacagctaaaaaaaaaagccctgggCTTTAAAAAACAAACCACACATTTGATTGTAataacgggggtggggagacagacaagtgagccctaatctacccaccactcagtccctgcctacttgcaacgacccgccctaggcgacggggtacaactgggcgacggtccctacgctcaataagtgcacgacagacaaacagacaagggtacacagagctagagggagaaaggggcagttgcccacggcaacaccgtgagcaacaagagaagtgaaaaagccgagtcaaaccaggagagtacgaggtgccaaacgcagagcaggagagtagtcagcaagccggggtcaatatgaagcaaggacaatggtaccagaagctgcagcagggccaggaaaccaaacgagaagaatcacaagcaaaggaggaacaggaaaggcaggtataaatagacagagggcgggagctagctctgtctggccaggctgtgataggttctcccactcctaagcctgccaccctgagtggtggaagatggagtcagtctcacagacatagaagcaggtgcagactgattatctatgggcgttaaccccgaagctgtgcctgccagatcctttacattgATACTCTTAAGTTCTCCTAAAATGCAAATGATAACAAAGTGCATCCTGGCTATAGTGcttggagtggggacccaccatgacctttaaagaggttgtatgagcttacaaaaacatggctgttttattCCAGAACAAGTAccgctcttgtccatgggctgtggtaTTGCATATTGAATGatgggactaagctgcaatactagccaatggacaagagtggtgctgtttctgaaagaCAGCAATACTATAGTAATCGGATACAACCCCAAGATCACTTTCAATATGTCTCTTAACTTGGCTATTTGATCTTTTGTCAGTACCTAATTCATTGGTGCTTTATCGATACTTCTCTCCGATACCATGGTCAAGTAGAGGCCACCAATGAGTTcacaaaaaatcatgttttaaaaGAAAAGGTTTGTGCCCTCTAGCATGGTTCCTTTGTAATTAGTGAGAGATAAGGTTATTACTTATATACAAATAACATGTAAAATTCTaaaattggcaaaaaaaaacatgtttcgtCAAAAGAAATTaacgtgtgtgtatttttttcagGCTAATATTTTGTCCTCAAAATGGGGAACGTGCCACTATCATGCGAGGAAGTCGATCTGTGGTTTTTGTGAGATGTAatgagcactccaacatgaaaaaagtatACTGGTATGAGCAGATTTAGTTTTCAGAAGTAtaaaagggttttttttgtttgaatTTTCTTATCATTAAAATTAATTCTGTTCATCAATTACTGTAAATACAAATTTAACTATAAAATAGGGTACAGGATCAATATAGCAAATAATAGTCAACAAGTCtaaatgttagggatctgccaggtacttcatctagctatactcctgggattaatcaatccacacctgaggccagacctgctcgactgacaccatctcccaccaaccagggtggcaggctcaggagtgggagagcctatcgcggcctggtctctcggagttagctccgccccctgccctttattacctgccctgtgctctccctcagtgcttgtaattcttttggattcctggccccactgctgcttgctccagcctgcttctgccgtgcttctgccttgctgcagttctgcttgacctgcttgcttgccctggcttgcttctgtctccgtgcctgctcgggtgtactcacttcgtcctggtcctgactgttcgttcgccgccccgtttcctcgtggcgttccgtggctactgccccttcccttgcgtgttccctgtttgtcttcctgtgcacttagccagcgtagggaccgccgcccagttgtacctcgtcgcctagggcgggtcgttgcaagtaggcagggacagggcggtgggtagattagggctcactttcccttcacctccttcctgccattacactaaaGCTGACAGTTTCGGTACTTCATGTGTATGGTGAGTTTTAAGttgtccatacacattagatcgggCAGCATGCAGCCAATCCATCGTATGTTGGatcttttataaaaataaatactctATTAATATGCCACGCTGTATTACTCCATTAACGTGCCACCTTCTCTTACAACTGTAGATAGAAAAATATAACCCTCATGACAAAAATCCAACACATCCAGTTGCCTTTTCATGAGATCAATAGACCATTTACGCACCAATTTAGAATGATCTTGGTCGGATATTTTCCCGTACATTGAAAGCCCATGAGCAGGCTTATATCAGAAAAATGCTTCATGTGGTGTAGTTGTCCCAGTGTTCTCTTGCACAAAAGTATACAGGTGGTCATAGACATGATCTATTTCTTGTCACTGTTGGTGGGCACAATGTAATGTCTTTGGTGGTCCACAGACAAATTTCTCCTACCTATGTCCAGCTTTAGAAAAAGTGTACGTGTTGTCAGTTTGATGGGGTGACAGGTCTGTATTGGTAGATGTTTTCCATGATGTGAATATAAATTCAATGGTTCTGCCATGGTGAAACCGTTAAGAATCATATAATAGATATATGATGAAGATAAATGCATTCACCCCCGGTTTTTACTTTGGATGCATTCATCATTTCTATCACTAGGAGTTCTgtagagatttttttattttattttgtatttatacAATACATTAGCTCAACACcaaattattcatttattttataataaGCAATGCCATTTTTCTGTTTCAGATATCAAAATGAATTTGCACTTTGAATTACACATCTAATGTTATTGAAGCTGTAAAGAACATTCAAGTGGCATTTGTTACTTCTCATAGCTGTTATGCCTACCTACATTGAAGTTCAAACAAAGGAAATTTCCTTTTAGGCAATGCTACAAAGACAAGAGTTAAGTTTCTTCATAGAGCAATAACAAGACCAAAGACTGTCACTAAACAACAAAAGTCCACTCATGGTCATCAACCACCCATTCGAAGCAGTCTTTGTGTATTGTGAATATTTTAAGTATTACACAACAGCATATGCTTTCTTCATACTTTTAGTGTACTAGAGTTCACATACTTTAGATGACTTGAAAGTCACATTGTATTTAAGGAGATCTTTTAATGTGATGTCCACTCAAGCACTGAACCAACAAGATTTAATTCTGGGATAAACAACTAGCATCTCTACCATTTAGAAATATCTTGCCTCTACATGGCCACCACTACAGAAACTGGGTCACGTGCCATACAGAGATATGTTTGGTTAAGTATTTACGTTTTTAGAATACCCATAATTGAAAATATTTTCTCAAACACAATTGGATTCAACAAGCATAACTGTATGTTCAACATAAACTATGGTGTTCTACAAACAGATTGATTGGTTTATGTATAGTTAGCTATACTAAATTGTTGTTACAATAGCCACTATATTCTTCATTAATCTACAGTATAGAATAGGTAGGAGCTTAGAATACTTTTACAAATTTGCCATATGCTCAATGTTGTTACGTATTTATTGCAGAACATATACTGTAAGCAAAAATTGAGAACaaatagtaatataaaaaaacattctaaaatatattatttttgcacttATACAAATGATTAACATATGTCTTTTATTGTATTAACCAATACGTCCATTTTAAAATATCTATAAATTATATCCAGACTACAAGAAATGACCACTATTTGTATTAAGCTTtgtttatatacagggtgggccatttatatggatacacctaaataaaatgggaatggttggtgatattaacttcctgtttgtggcacattagtatatggaaggggggaaacttttcaagctgggtattgaccatggcggccattttaaagccggccattttgtatccaactttagttttttttaatgggaagagggtcatgtgacacatcaaacttatcgagaatttcacaagaaaaacaatggtgtgcttggttttaacgttactttattctttcatgagttatttacaagtttctgaccacttataaaatgtgttcaaagtgctgcccattgtgttggattgtcaatgcaaccctcttctcccactcttcacacacactgatagcaacaccgcagaagaaatgctagcacaggcttccagtatccgtagtttcagttgctgcacatctcgtatcttcacagcatagacaattgccttcagatgaccccaaagataaaagtctaagggggtcagttccggaggcatttcttctgcggtgttgctatcagtgtgtgaagagtgggagaagagggttgcattgacaatccaacacaatgggcagcactttgaacacattttataagtggtcaaacttgtaaataactcatgaaagaataaagtaacgttaaaaccaagcacaccagtttttcttgtgaaattctcgataagtttgatgtgtcacatgaccctcttcccattgaaaaaactaaagttggatacaaaatggccgacttcaaaatggccgccatggtcaacacccagcttgaaaagtttcccccctcccatatactaatgtgccacaaacaggaagttaatatcaccaaccattcccattttatttaggtgtatccatataaatggcccaccctgtataatacttTCCTGCTGCTGTCATTTATCAGCAGTAGTAATTCTAAAAGCTTGTATACGGGTAGGTAGGTTTGCTTGGAATAGTCTTTGCTATATATAACAAATAGCGCACATTATTGGCAATCACAACCAATAGATGTGGaaataacaaaatattccaaagaaCATCAAGGATCCTTCTATCTGTAACGATGATATGAGTAAaagtatttgaaataaaaaaaagtactcaTTCCTTTTTAAATAAATTACGTTGGTAATTGCTTAATTCTATAAATCTTCCACTTTTTTATGAGTTGTCTAAAGCTATATTCTGCTGATTTCCGGTTactagagagcagtgcattgtgggaattTAAATGACTGAGCAAAGTGACGACGAACTCAGGTGTGTAGCTCTAGGAGTGCACGGGTGCTGTCACACTCCGACCCTGATGCCTAATGGCTACTCTGCCACATAAGACCACTCCGGTGCTAAACATGGTATATGATAGTTGATAGGCTCTGTTACATAGTTTGTGTTAGGGCCCAGGACCTTTTAAGTTTCGCTTCTGGATAAACGGCTTTTTCCATTGACAAACTGCTGAATTCTGAAAGTAACTAAGTAGATCAATAGAGAAAAAGCCATGAAATGAGTCATAATCAGTACAATAATAGtccaactaaatatttattaacCTACCCAAATTCTCCTATAGCTTTTAACAGTAAACTGTCAGATAGGACTCCCATCAACAAATTGTATTTCATCACTGTCTTTAGCACAAGACGAAATTAAGAATTTTATCTTAAAATAAATTTTGATTATCTTCCTGCAATTTATGTGCAAATAATTTTGCTCTGATTTCTCAGTAGTCGACTGTGATATAAAAGCATGCCTTTAGTGTCCTAACATCTAATAACTAAGTTGTTGCTATATGAAAACATTCTTAAAAACGTTCTTAAGATATAAACCGTATATAAAATTGTATCTGAAAAAGATTCTACATAATAATATACATCCAACTAAACATTCACCTGTTTCTAAAAGTGGGTGGAAGAAACCATGAGGCTACCGCATACACGGCACCACTTGAGAATTTTAAAGACTGTTACGTAACAAACATATTACACACTATTTATTCActgtgtatgtatgaatgtaaattatattttgtatatatgtgaagactttgcaatattttttactctaaatgtaaatatatattttgtctGAATATTTGGAATCCTTTATTTTGATAACATGTGCCAATCATTGTATATTTACAAAAATAAACATTATAttagtgcaaaaaaaatggaatgtcTCTTCTTTTTATGCTTATGGCTGAGTTCACACCTGGgttggtgtgttccgttgttcttgattatgggaaaaccccattaagatCTATGTTGTAATTGTTACAATATGAATTATTGCAGAAGCAGGAATGTGgtttatgagggtatgttcacacgcagtgttttcagacgtaattcgggcatattacgcctcgaattacacctgaaaaaacgcccctaatacgcctacaaacatctgcccattgctttcaatgggtattacgatgttctgttcccacgaaaaaatgacggctcgtcaaaagaaaagCAGGACActacttgagacgtttttggagccgtttttcatagactctatttaaaacgcctcgaaaaacgcgagttgctcaaaagacatctgaaaatcaggagctgttttcccttgaaaaccgctctgtattttcagacttcttttgttaagcatgtgaacatacccttacagttttgTTCACTTCCACCGTGGAGGTCAAAATACGAAACCTgttctcttttaaccccttcccgacatttgtcgtatggaaatGTATATATCATGaatatatgtacactaccgttcaaaagtttggggtcacccagacaattatgtgttttccacgaaaactcacacttatatttatcaaatgagttgcaaaatgactagaaaatatagtcaagacattgacaaggttagaaataatgatttttatttgaaataaaaattttctccttcaaactttgctttcgtcaaagaatgctccatttgcagcaattacagcattgcagacctttggcattctagctgttaatttgctaaggtaatcaggagaaatttcaccccatgcttccagaagctcctCCCTCAAGTTGGATttccttgatgggcacttcttgcgtaccatacggtcaagctgctcccacaacagctctatggggttgagatctggtgactgcgctggccactccattacagaaagAATgctagctgcctgcttcttccctaaatagttcttgcataatttggaggtgtgctttgggtcattgtcctgttgtaggatgaaattggctccaatcaagcgttgtCCACCGGGTATGGCATGGCGGTGCAAaacggagtgatagccttccttattcaaaatcccttttaccttgtacaaatctcccactttaccagcaccaaagcaatcccagaccatcacattacctccaccatgcttgacagatggcgtcaggcactcttccagcatcttttcagttgttctgcatctcacaaatgttcttctgtgtgatccaaacacctcaaacttcgattcgtctgtccataacacttttttccaatcttcctctgtccaatgtctgtgtgcttttgcccatattcatATTTTCCTttcattagccagtctcagatatggctttttctttgccactctgccctgaaggccagcatcccggattcgcctcttcactgtagatgttgacactggcgttttgcgtgtactatttaatgaagctgccagttgaggacctgtgaggcgtctatttctcaaactagagactctaatgtacttgtcttgttgctcagttgtgcagcggggcctcccaattctctttctactctggttagagcctgtgtgtgctgtcctctgaagggagtagtacacaccgttgtaggaaatcttccgtttcttggcaatttctcgcatggaatagccttcatttctaagaacaagaatagactgtcgagtttcacatgaa
Proteins encoded in this window:
- the LPL gene encoding lipoprotein lipase, coding for MRSGEILALLTWMHCLLACYKVIATTETPTTTTVNSVWKKTDFKDIESKFSLRTPEEPDEDTCHLIPGQEQTVGNCNFNHTSKTFVIIHGWTVTGMYESWIPKLVVALYKREPLSNVIVVDWLNRAQQHYPVSAGYTQLVGQDVASFIDWMEETFNYPMDNIHILGYSLGAHAAGVAGSLTTNKVNRITGLDPAGPSFEYAGTSVTLSPDDAEFVDVVHTYSVGTPDRSIGIQRPVGHIDIYPNGGSFQPGCSIGDTIRLIAENGIRGIIDMDQIVKCSHERSIHLFIDSLLHEEKPSMAYRCNSKEAFDRGLCLSCRKNRCNTLGYKVNQVRGKRSVKMYLKTNAQMPFKVFHYQVKVHFFAKRNFTVTNQPFVVSLYGTKGESENRPLTLAEMSTNKTYSYLIYTELDVGELLMLKIKWENESYLSWANWFKTYAFDVQKIRIKSGELQKKLIFCPQNGERATIMRGSRSVVFVRCNEHSNMKKVY